Within Bacillus sp. E(2018), the genomic segment TTGATTTGCAGTTGTTGATAATAATAGAAGTCCAGCTAACCATATTTGCAACATTGACCGATCACTCCGATTAATTATTTCTTTCATAAAAAACAAAGAGATCATGAACATGACCTCTTTGTTATTTTCATTTAAAATTTAGTTTTCATACTATATTTTTAGTCTTTTCCATTATCTTTCATCCCTGGTGATGGACTGCTCTTTCCAGGTTGAACACTTGGACTTTGTTTTGAATCTTTTTGCTGCATTTCTTGTTTAGGTGCTTGTGGTGCTTGTGGTGTCTCACCTTTTTGTTCTTCCATCTGCTTTGGTGCTTCTTGCTCTTGGCCTTCTTCTTGTTGACTCTGTTGTTGTTCTTGTTGCTGACCTTCACCTTGTTCAATTTGACCTGCTCCGCCACCTTGGCCAGCACCGCCACCTTGACCTGCACCGCCACCTTGACCTGCTCCGCCGCCTTGACCTGCTCCGCCGCCTTGACCTGCTCCGCCGCCTTGACCTGCTCCGCCGCCTTGACCTGCTCCGCCGCCTTGACCTGCTCCGCCGCCTTGGCCTGCTCCGCCGCCTTGACCTGCTCCGCCGCCTTGACCTGCTCCGCCGCCTTG encodes:
- a CDS encoding peptidoglycan-binding domain-containing protein, with protein sequence MYWQKNAKNITKYVSAFVLALALLLGTTNAASAVGKNAKGPDVYAIQSMLKSLGSYSGKINGYYNASTVKGVKYFQKSHGLPVTGSVDARTYQSILYAYSSLKLPKVRQGGGAGQGGGAGQGGGAGQGGGAGQGGGAGQGGGAGQGGGAGQGGGAGQGGGAGQGGGAGQGGGAGQGGGAGQGGGAGQIEQGEGQQQEQQQSQQEEGQEQEAPKQMEEQKGETPQAPQAPKQEMQQKDSKQSPSVQPGKSSPSPGMKDNGKD